The sequence below is a genomic window from Desulfonatronum thioautotrophicum.
GGCGGTGACCGGAGTGGGGCTGCTTTTCGGGGTGCTGTTCGGCCTTCTGGGCTGGAGCGACGGCGTTGCCGCCGGGGCAACACGGCCCGGGTCCGGTTATGCGCTGCCATTGGTGTTTCTCGCGGAAATTGTGATCACCTTTCTGCTGATGTTCAGCATCCTGCTGGTTTCCAACAAACGGAGCATTGCCAAATTCACCCCGGCCGTGGCCGGGACCCTGGTCATGCTCATGGTCTGGATCGAGTCTCCGATTTCCGGCACCAGCCTGAATGCGGCCCGCAGTTTTGCCCCGGCCCTGTATTCCGGGATCTGGGAGCACCATTGGATCTACTGGGCGGCGCCGATCATGGGCGCGCAAATCGCGGCCCTGGCGTATCGCTTCCTGCCCGGCCTGGGCCCGGTATTGTGCTGTAAATTGTACCACACCGACCGCTATCACTGCCACCATGCCGCCTGCCGACACTCCAGGCAGGCTCAAAACAGGCATGCAATCAAACCCCCAAAGGTGATGGTGCGTTGATCGTTTCCAGGGGAATGTCATCAAGGTTATAGTTTGGCTTTTGCCAACAGGTATCCTGAAACCACTCAGTGGGGGGGCGGCATGTGAACGGTTTCGGGCGGCAGCGCTTTCGTCGTTGTTCCACGGAGCAATCGTGAAGTCTGATGAAACCTGGGGGGACCATGATCCGAGCCATCTGTTTTGATCTTGACGGGACGCTTGTCCAGACCGAGCTCTTGAAAGCCCGCTCCTATGCCGAGGCCGCGAAAACATTGCAGCCGGAGTGTTGCGGTACGCAGGGGCGGGAAGTCATTGAAGCATACAAAGCCATGCTCGGCGGTTCCCGCAGCGAAATGGCCAAGTATCTGCTGCGACAGTTCGGGCTGGAAGAGGCTGCAGCCGCGAAAATGCGCATGTACGAAGTGTCAACACCGTGGCAGGCCTTTGTTCAGGAGCGCTTGAGGCACTACGACAAGCTGCTGGCCGAACCCAATGTGCTGCGCAACCATCTGTGCATGAACAATTTTCGTTTGCTGCTCTGGGCCAGGGAACATGGTTTCCTGACCGCCCTGGCAACCATGTCCCGCTGTGCCCAGGCCAACACGGTCTTGCGCCTTCTGCACTTCGAGGAACATTTCCACTTTATCGCCACCAGGGACGACGTCGTCCTGGGCAAACCAAACCAGGAGATCTACGCCCTGGTTGCTCGAGAACTGGATGTTGCTCCTTCAGGGTGCCTGGTCATCGAGGACTCGGCCACCGGCGTTCTGTCCGCGCTCCGCGCCGGCATGGGCTGTATCGCGGTGACCAGCGAACTGACCCATGAAGCGGTCGTGGACTGCGGCCTGCTGGAACCGCGCTGGATTGTCGAGAATCCGAGCAAGCTGCAAGCCACGGTGGAACGGTATGTGGCCGAACTCGGCGAGGCAGACGCAGGACTGGAACTGGTCCAGCGATCTTATCCTTTGGAATCGGCGTGAGCATCGCCCCTCTTCGCTGGAACATGCCTGTGTTGGTCGCAGGGGGGCAATCTGTCTGGGGCAAGACAAGGAAGGGGAGACCGCGGTGAATGATGAACAGAAACGTATTATCTGCATTGGCTCGGACCATGCCGGTTTGACCATGAAAGGTCAGATCACGAAATATCTGCAAGGCATGCACTGGGAAGTTTTGGATGTAGGGACCCATAGGGCCTCTGCGGTGGATTACCCGGATATTGCTGGGGATGTAGCGGCGGCCGTTGTGGACAAAACGGCGCAGCGGGCAATCCTGATCTGTGGCAGCGGGGTTGGTGCATCAATTGCTGCAAATAAAATCAAGGGAATACGGGCTGGTTTGTGTCATGACACCTATTCCGCGCACCAGGGCGTAGAGCACGACGACATGAATGTGCTCTGCCTGGGGGCGCGTGTTGTTGGCATGGAATTGGCCAAGGAACTGGTAAGAGCTTTTCTTTCCGCAGTATTCTCGGGCGAAGAGCGTCATGTCCGGCGGCTGGAGAAGATTGGCCGACTGGAGTTGGATGGAAGAGACCCGAACAATACTGTGGGCCGACCGGGGCGAGTCACTTCGTGAAGATGATTCACAATGGGATCGAGTATGGAATGATGCAGGCCTATGCCGAGGGAT
It includes:
- a CDS encoding MIP/aquaporin family protein yields the protein MHMQTKAYASEFLGTGLMLGFGLLAVAMFWSASSPLADLAINPGLRRLMTGFCFAGGATLLIYSPLGQISGGHLNPSVTLAFLALKKISLRDSFGYILAQFAGAVTGVGLLFGVLFGLLGWSDGVAAGATRPGSGYALPLVFLAEIVITFLLMFSILLVSNKRSIAKFTPAVAGTLVMLMVWIESPISGTSLNAARSFAPALYSGIWEHHWIYWAAPIMGAQIAALAYRFLPGLGPVLCCKLYHTDRYHCHHAACRHSRQAQNRHAIKPPKVMVR
- a CDS encoding HAD family hydrolase, with the translated sequence MIRAICFDLDGTLVQTELLKARSYAEAAKTLQPECCGTQGREVIEAYKAMLGGSRSEMAKYLLRQFGLEEAAAAKMRMYEVSTPWQAFVQERLRHYDKLLAEPNVLRNHLCMNNFRLLLWAREHGFLTALATMSRCAQANTVLRLLHFEEHFHFIATRDDVVLGKPNQEIYALVARELDVAPSGCLVIEDSATGVLSALRAGMGCIAVTSELTHEAVVDCGLLEPRWIVENPSKLQATVERYVAELGEADAGLELVQRSYPLESA
- the rpiB gene encoding ribose 5-phosphate isomerase B, producing MNDEQKRIICIGSDHAGLTMKGQITKYLQGMHWEVLDVGTHRASAVDYPDIAGDVAAAVVDKTAQRAILICGSGVGASIAANKIKGIRAGLCHDTYSAHQGVEHDDMNVLCLGARVVGMELAKELVRAFLSAVFSGEERHVRRLEKIGRLELDGRDPNNTVGRPGRVTS